The following coding sequences are from one Paenibacillus stellifer window:
- a CDS encoding queuosine precursor transporter yields MFNLIWGILFVLVNFAFFLLCYRLFGKKGMYAWIGVATVIANIQVAKTIAMPFDIVMTLGNTMYVTLYMTSDLLNKKYGRAEAQKAVWFGFFTLIMTTVIMQMVLVFKPAADDMAQPSLETIFGLLPRLALGSLSAYFVSQLLDVRLYTWIRKFFGTPGQLWIRSNGSTMFSSFVDTLIFCTIAFAGLYNWEVWFEILFTTYLVKFLLTAAGTPVLYIARSFRFPEDEPERGNSRNRERSL; encoded by the coding sequence ATGTTCAACTTGATATGGGGCATTTTATTCGTTCTGGTTAACTTTGCATTTTTTCTGCTCTGCTACCGGCTGTTCGGCAAAAAAGGAATGTACGCCTGGATCGGGGTAGCCACCGTTATCGCCAACATTCAAGTCGCCAAGACGATCGCGATGCCGTTCGATATCGTCATGACGCTCGGCAATACGATGTACGTAACGCTGTATATGACAAGCGATCTATTGAATAAGAAATACGGGCGGGCCGAGGCGCAGAAGGCGGTCTGGTTCGGTTTCTTCACCTTGATAATGACAACGGTAATCATGCAGATGGTTCTCGTATTTAAGCCTGCTGCCGATGATATGGCCCAACCGTCGCTGGAGACGATCTTCGGACTGCTTCCGCGGCTTGCGCTGGGCAGCCTGAGCGCCTATTTTGTCAGCCAACTGCTCGATGTGCGGCTGTATACGTGGATCCGGAAGTTCTTCGGAACACCGGGCCAGCTGTGGATCCGTTCGAACGGCAGCACCATGTTCAGCTCGTTCGTCGATACACTGATCTTCTGTACGATCGCTTTTGCGGGACTGTACAACTGGGAAGTGTGGTTTGAAATTTTGTTCACGACCTATCTGGTCAAATTTCTGCTGACGGCCGCCGGAACGCCCGTCCTCTACATCGCCCGGAGCTTCCGCTTCCCGGAGGACGAGCCCGAGCGCGGGAACAGCCGGAACCGGGAGCGATCTCTATAG
- a CDS encoding metallophosphoesterase family protein: MKVGVVSDTHMTRMAKKLPKALTEGLAGVELILHLGDWVDLEIVDELAKIAPVEGIAGNNDGREIVERFGEQKILTLAGARIGMIHGHAPYSGRGTDGNALKAFAGEQLDCILFGHSHQPLLRRENGLLLFNPGSPTDKRREKLYSFGLMDIEDGNIEARHVFYE, translated from the coding sequence ATGAAAGTAGGAGTCGTATCGGATACGCATATGACGCGAATGGCGAAGAAACTGCCGAAGGCGCTGACAGAAGGGCTGGCGGGAGTCGAACTGATTCTGCACCTTGGCGACTGGGTCGATCTGGAGATCGTGGACGAATTGGCCAAGATTGCGCCGGTTGAAGGAATCGCCGGCAACAACGACGGCCGTGAAATTGTGGAGCGTTTTGGAGAGCAGAAGATCCTGACGCTTGCGGGCGCCCGCATCGGGATGATTCACGGGCACGCGCCTTACTCGGGCAGAGGTACGGACGGCAACGCGCTGAAGGCTTTTGCCGGTGAGCAATTGGACTGCATTCTGTTCGGACACTCCCATCAGCCGCTGCTGCGCCGGGAGAACGGGCTGTTGCTGTTCAATCCCGGCTCGCCAACCGACAAACGGCGGGAGAAGCTGTATTCCTTCGGTCTCATGGATATTGAGGATGGAAATATTGAAGCACGCCATGTGTTCTACGAGTAG
- a CDS encoding D-alanine--D-alanine ligase, with protein sequence MKVGVIMGGTSSERGVSLKTGAEMLRGLEQAKYEAVPVVVDRRENLADQVRGLDFALLALHGAFGEDGTVQAVLETLGIPYSGSGMLSSAICMDKDMTKRLLRASGIPTADWLCLEKIGEYSAEAASKLGFPLIVKPSAGGSSIGMSKVKKPEELYPAVAEAFRQEQPVMLEAFVKGMELTCSILDGEVLPILQIVPNHAEWFDYNAKYSAGGAMEEVADLPPELESRVKETALACWRALKCGVYARVDVIVSDGVPYVLEVNTLPGMTSASLLPKSAKAAGLTFSGLLDTIISLSLKERGVPQHVG encoded by the coding sequence ATGAAGGTTGGCGTTATTATGGGAGGAACATCGTCGGAGCGGGGAGTCTCGCTGAAGACAGGAGCGGAAATGCTGAGAGGGCTGGAACAGGCCAAGTACGAGGCGGTTCCGGTAGTTGTGGACCGGAGAGAGAATCTCGCAGATCAGGTTCGCGGCCTGGATTTCGCGCTGCTCGCGCTGCATGGCGCATTCGGTGAGGACGGAACCGTCCAGGCTGTGCTCGAGACGCTTGGCATCCCGTACAGCGGCAGCGGGATGCTGTCCAGCGCCATCTGCATGGATAAGGATATGACGAAGCGGCTGCTTCGGGCTTCTGGCATTCCAACCGCTGACTGGCTGTGCCTGGAGAAGATCGGTGAATATAGCGCCGAGGCCGCTTCGAAGCTCGGCTTCCCGCTGATCGTCAAGCCGTCCGCAGGCGGCTCCAGCATCGGCATGTCCAAGGTGAAGAAGCCGGAGGAGCTGTATCCTGCCGTGGCAGAAGCGTTCCGCCAGGAGCAGCCCGTAATGCTGGAAGCCTTCGTTAAAGGCATGGAGTTGACCTGCTCCATTCTGGACGGCGAGGTTCTGCCGATCCTTCAGATTGTCCCGAACCATGCAGAGTGGTTCGACTATAACGCCAAGTACAGCGCGGGCGGGGCGATGGAGGAGGTAGCCGATCTGCCTCCGGAGCTTGAGAGCCGGGTGAAGGAGACGGCGCTGGCCTGCTGGCGCGCGCTGAAATGCGGCGTCTACGCCAGAGTCGACGTCATCGTCTCGGACGGGGTTCCCTATGTGCTGGAGGTTAACACGCTGCCGGGCATGACCTCGGCCAGCCTATTGCCCAAGAGCGCGAAGGCCGCCGGCTTGACGTTCAGCGGCCTGCTGGATACCATCATCTCCCTGTCGCTGAAGGAGAGAGGGGTGCCGCAGCATGTCGGTTGA
- a CDS encoding GNAT family N-acetyltransferase, with protein sequence MNWENSRIENAVQGDLPEIVEIYNSTVAGRMVTADLEPVTVQDRLPWFHEHSSSHRPLWVLRADGGIAAWLSFQSFYGRPAYNGTAELSIYVSEKFRGTGAGSLLIKRAIEECGRLKLQNLVGFVFGHNAPSLGLLEKFGFERWGLLPEVADMDGVLRDLVILGRKI encoded by the coding sequence ATGAATTGGGAGAACAGCAGGATCGAGAACGCTGTGCAAGGCGACCTGCCGGAAATCGTTGAGATTTACAATTCCACGGTAGCGGGACGGATGGTAACGGCCGATCTGGAGCCAGTCACTGTTCAGGACCGTCTGCCCTGGTTTCACGAGCATAGCAGCAGCCACCGGCCGCTGTGGGTATTGAGAGCGGACGGCGGCATCGCCGCCTGGCTGAGCTTTCAGTCGTTCTATGGACGCCCGGCCTATAACGGAACAGCCGAGCTTAGCATATATGTAAGCGAGAAATTCAGGGGAACGGGAGCCGGCAGCCTGCTGATCAAGCGGGCGATTGAGGAATGCGGGCGGCTGAAGCTTCAGAATCTGGTAGGCTTTGTATTCGGGCATAATGCGCCGAGTCTGGGGCTGCTGGAGAAGTTCGGTTTTGAGCGCTGGGGGCTGCTGCCCGAGGTGGCGGATATGGATGGGGTGCTGCGCGATCTTGTCATACTGGGACGGAAAATCTGA
- a CDS encoding pyridoxal phosphate-dependent aminotransferase has product MSVEQLRINPLVRELPPSGIRAFFDQAAKRQDVISLGVGEPDFKVPDHVRDAVFAALSRGESGYTSNRGLPELRRELAGYLASGFGLSYDPEDEIIVTAGSSQGLDLALRTVITPGDEVIIPAPGYVAYAPMVSLCGGKPVPVMTRMEEGFKLTADALRRAITPRTRALVVNYPNNPTGAVMTREDWGPVAEVAKAHDLIIISDEVYAELTYGSRHASVAALPGIRERTIVVSGFSKAFAMTGWRVGYVCSGADLSAPMLKIHQYTAMCAPAPGQIAALQSLRAGLGDKDIRKAAFQRRRDEFIQGLNRIGLPCRLPEGAFYAFPSVAGIGLSAEVFAQRLLREAGVAVVPGTAFGPEGEEHVRCSYAASSETLREALERIARFMDNLNLTREPVMARIPAEIRS; this is encoded by the coding sequence ATGTCGGTTGAACAGTTGCGGATCAACCCCCTTGTCCGGGAGCTGCCGCCTTCCGGTATCCGCGCGTTCTTCGACCAGGCCGCAAAACGTCAGGACGTCATCTCGCTTGGAGTCGGCGAACCCGATTTCAAAGTTCCCGATCATGTGCGCGACGCCGTCTTCGCTGCTCTGAGCCGGGGCGAAAGCGGCTATACTTCCAATCGCGGGCTCCCGGAGCTGCGGCGTGAGCTGGCCGGCTACCTGGCCTCCGGCTTCGGGCTCTCCTATGACCCGGAGGATGAGATTATTGTGACGGCCGGAAGCAGCCAGGGGCTGGATCTCGCGCTGCGGACCGTTATTACGCCGGGTGACGAGGTGATCATCCCGGCTCCGGGCTACGTAGCCTACGCACCCATGGTATCTCTATGCGGCGGGAAGCCGGTTCCCGTCATGACCCGGATGGAGGAAGGATTCAAGCTGACTGCGGATGCGCTCCGCCGCGCCATCACGCCGCGCACCCGGGCGCTCGTCGTGAATTATCCGAACAATCCGACCGGAGCCGTTATGACCCGGGAGGACTGGGGGCCAGTTGCAGAGGTTGCAAAGGCCCATGATCTGATCATCATTTCGGATGAAGTATACGCCGAACTGACCTATGGAAGCCGGCATGCCAGCGTCGCCGCGCTTCCGGGCATTAGGGAGCGGACGATTGTGGTCAGCGGCTTCTCCAAGGCTTTTGCCATGACCGGCTGGCGTGTTGGCTATGTCTGCTCGGGGGCGGACCTGTCGGCGCCCATGCTGAAGATTCACCAGTACACGGCCATGTGTGCTCCGGCGCCGGGCCAGATCGCCGCCCTGCAATCACTTCGGGCCGGACTGGGCGATAAGGACATAAGAAAAGCCGCCTTTCAAAGGCGGCGGGATGAATTTATTCAAGGCTTGAACCGGATCGGACTGCCTTGCCGCCTTCCGGAGGGCGCATTTTACGCCTTCCCTTCAGTGGCCGGCATTGGCCTGAGCGCGGAAGTGTTCGCGCAGCGCCTGCTGCGAGAAGCCGGCGTTGCGGTCGTTCCGGGCACCGCCTTCGGACCCGAAGGCGAAGAGCATGTCCGGTGCTCCTATGCTGCTTCCTCCGAGACGCTGAGAGAGGCGCTCGAGCGGATCGCCCGGTTCATGGACAATCTGAATCTGACCCGTGAACCGGTAATGGCCCGGATTCCGGCAGAGATCAGATCTTGA
- a CDS encoding cation diffusion facilitator family transporter — translation MNHRHTGHEHMDHHHSGHGHSHHHGPANYNRAFLIGIVLNTVFVALEAVYGIFSHSLALLADAGHNLSDVLALVLAWTASLLARRIPTERRTYGYRRFSILAALFNALFLLVAIGAIVWEAVGRFHDPAPVTGQTVIWVAAVGIAINAATAILFMSGRKGDLNIRGAFLHMAADALVSVGVVIAGILISYTGWLWLDPLSSLIVAVVIFAGTWGLLKESVGLSLDTVPGGIDAAAVKAYLGSLPGVLGVHDLHIWGMSTTEAALTAHLVVNDRTGEDGMLREIAKELHERFDIGHATIQMETEAYICGLFPDDIV, via the coding sequence GTGAATCACAGGCATACCGGTCATGAGCATATGGATCACCATCATTCAGGCCATGGTCACAGCCACCATCACGGGCCAGCCAACTATAACCGGGCATTTCTGATCGGCATTGTGCTCAATACGGTCTTTGTGGCGCTCGAGGCGGTTTACGGGATATTCAGCCACTCGCTGGCGCTGCTCGCGGACGCGGGACATAATCTGAGTGATGTGCTGGCTCTTGTCCTCGCATGGACCGCAAGCCTGCTGGCGCGGAGAATTCCGACGGAGCGCCGTACTTACGGTTACCGCAGATTCTCGATTCTGGCGGCGCTCTTTAACGCGCTGTTCCTGCTGGTTGCGATAGGCGCGATCGTCTGGGAAGCCGTAGGTCGCTTTCATGATCCGGCGCCTGTAACAGGGCAGACGGTGATCTGGGTCGCCGCCGTCGGCATTGCCATCAACGCGGCGACCGCCATTCTGTTCATGTCCGGACGTAAGGGGGATCTAAATATCCGCGGCGCCTTTCTGCATATGGCGGCGGACGCGCTCGTATCCGTGGGCGTCGTGATCGCGGGTATCCTCATTTCCTATACCGGCTGGCTGTGGCTCGACCCTTTGAGCAGCCTGATCGTTGCGGTTGTCATTTTTGCGGGAACCTGGGGACTCCTCAAGGAGTCGGTCGGTCTGTCGCTGGACACCGTCCCGGGCGGAATCGACGCCGCTGCGGTCAAAGCCTACCTGGGCTCGCTCCCCGGAGTGCTGGGGGTTCATGACCTTCATATTTGGGGGATGAGTACGACGGAGGCTGCTTTGACGGCCCACCTCGTGGTGAACGACAGAACCGGGGAGGACGGAATGCTCCGGGAGATTGCGAAGGAGCTGCATGAACGGTTTGATATCGGGCATGCGACGATCCAGATGGAGACGGAAGCCTACATCTGCGGTCTTTTTCCCGATGACATTGTGTAA
- a CDS encoding winged helix-turn-helix transcriptional regulator produces MKQTSLCPRLQKSMDIIGKRWTGLIIYQLLQGPQRFGEIEAALPLSGRLLSERLKDLEQEGIVRRMVFPETPVRIEYSLTDKGLALESVIRDLEHWSHDWIEADSICREKPDRS; encoded by the coding sequence ATGAAGCAGACTTCCCTGTGTCCCCGGCTGCAAAAAAGCATGGATATCATCGGCAAACGATGGACCGGCCTGATCATTTACCAGCTTCTTCAAGGGCCGCAGCGCTTCGGCGAAATTGAAGCTGCTCTGCCTCTTAGCGGAAGACTCCTGTCCGAAAGACTGAAGGATCTTGAGCAGGAAGGCATTGTCCGCCGGATGGTATTTCCCGAAACGCCGGTGCGCATCGAGTATTCACTGACCGATAAAGGTCTGGCGCTGGAATCCGTCATCCGCGACCTGGAGCACTGGTCGCATGATTGGATCGAGGCGGATTCGATCTGCCGCGAGAAGCCAGACCGGTCCTGA
- a CDS encoding M24 family metallopeptidase: MNESLKRLEREITAEGMDALLVTDPKHVYYLTGFASNPHERFLGLLLERGEEPVLIVPALDAESARAASSVQTIVTHTDTDNPYKLLSCQLKGKPGKLGIEKEQMSLARFELLSEEVPAAGFSDIGPMLRKMRAIKSPAEIDRMVHAAELVEEVLRQGLTRVKEGVSEIELVAELDYLMKKLGASGPSFDTMVLSGPNTALPHGVPGSRKIAPGDLVMFDLGVFANSYASDITRTIAFGEEPGAELKTIYETVLAANEAGIAAAKAGASYGSVDQAARAVIEEAGYGEYFVHRVGHGLGMDTHEYPSLHGLNEDIMEAGNVFTVEPGIYVPGLGGVRIEDDILVTETGARTLTSFPKGWTVLG; encoded by the coding sequence ATGAATGAATCGCTGAAACGTCTGGAACGGGAAATCACCGCAGAGGGAATGGACGCTCTGCTCGTGACCGATCCGAAGCATGTCTACTACCTGACCGGATTCGCCAGCAATCCGCATGAACGGTTTCTGGGACTTCTCCTGGAACGGGGCGAAGAGCCGGTGCTGATCGTCCCTGCGCTCGACGCCGAATCCGCACGCGCGGCCTCTTCGGTTCAGACCATCGTCACCCACACCGATACCGACAATCCTTACAAGCTGCTGAGCTGCCAGCTTAAGGGCAAGCCCGGCAAGCTCGGCATCGAGAAGGAGCAGATGTCGCTCGCTCGCTTTGAGCTTTTGTCCGAAGAGGTGCCTGCGGCCGGCTTCTCCGATATCGGGCCGATGCTTCGCAAGATGCGCGCCATCAAATCGCCCGCCGAGATCGACCGGATGGTTCACGCAGCCGAGCTGGTCGAGGAAGTGCTTCGCCAGGGGCTGACCCGCGTGAAAGAAGGCGTCAGCGAGATTGAACTTGTGGCGGAGCTGGACTACCTGATGAAGAAGCTCGGCGCTTCGGGGCCGTCCTTCGATACCATGGTGCTGTCCGGCCCGAATACCGCCCTGCCGCACGGCGTTCCCGGCAGCCGGAAGATCGCGCCTGGCGATCTCGTCATGTTCGATCTTGGCGTATTCGCGAACAGCTATGCGTCGGACATCACCCGAACAATTGCGTTCGGAGAAGAGCCAGGCGCCGAGCTGAAGACCATTTATGAAACCGTGCTGGCCGCGAACGAAGCCGGCATCGCCGCCGCCAAGGCCGGAGCCTCTTACGGCTCGGTCGATCAAGCTGCCCGTGCTGTCATCGAAGAAGCCGGCTACGGCGAATATTTCGTCCATCGCGTGGGCCACGGGCTGGGCATGGATACGCATGAGTATCCGTCGCTGCACGGGCTGAACGAAGATATTATGGAAGCCGGCAACGTCTTTACAGTAGAGCCCGGCATCTATGTCCCGGGGCTTGGAGGCGTCCGGATCGAGGATGATATCCTCGTTACCGAGACCGGCGCCCGCACGCTGACGAGCTTCCCGAAGGGCTGGACGGTTCTGGGATAG
- a CDS encoding SDR family oxidoreductase: MHEQIAIVTGASAGMGLATTIELARRGIRVVMACRSRQRGEAALEEAKLRSGSSKLELMLCDLGSLASIRSFAAEFKAKYPVLDILINNAGVVAVKRQLTEDGFEQDFGVNHLGHFLLTHLLLEPIKAAERGRIVVVASGAYKVGALHLDDPTLSRGFNPAKAYGRSKLANILFARELAERLKGTRVTVNSLHPGAVGTSLGVNRDNGFGKGVMKLLSHFFLTPEQGADTAVYLATAPELAETTGRYFYRRKVKELTPRAESREEAGRLWEFSLRAVGLAED; the protein is encoded by the coding sequence ATGCACGAACAAATCGCTATCGTTACCGGAGCCAGCGCCGGCATGGGGCTTGCCACAACCATAGAGCTCGCCCGAAGGGGAATCCGGGTTGTGATGGCCTGCCGGAGCCGCCAGCGCGGTGAAGCCGCCCTCGAGGAGGCGAAGCTGCGGAGTGGCAGCTCGAAGCTAGAGCTTATGCTCTGCGATCTCGGGTCGCTGGCAAGCATCCGCAGCTTCGCGGCGGAATTCAAGGCGAAATATCCGGTGCTGGATATTCTGATCAACAACGCCGGCGTGGTCGCGGTCAAACGGCAGCTGACCGAAGATGGCTTCGAGCAGGACTTCGGCGTGAACCATCTGGGCCACTTTCTGCTGACCCATCTGCTGCTTGAGCCTATAAAGGCTGCGGAGCGAGGAAGAATCGTCGTTGTGGCGTCCGGCGCCTACAAGGTCGGAGCGCTCCATCTGGACGATCCGACACTGTCCAGAGGCTTTAACCCGGCCAAGGCCTATGGCCGGTCCAAGCTGGCGAATATATTGTTCGCCAGAGAGCTGGCCGAGCGGCTGAAGGGAACCCGGGTGACCGTGAACAGCCTGCATCCCGGAGCTGTAGGCACGAGCCTTGGAGTGAACCGGGATAACGGCTTCGGCAAGGGCGTCATGAAGCTGCTCTCGCATTTCTTCCTGACGCCGGAGCAGGGGGCGGACACCGCCGTGTATTTGGCGACCGCGCCGGAGCTTGCCGAAACGACGGGACGGTACTTCTATCGCCGGAAGGTCAAGGAGCTGACGCCCAGGGCGGAGAGCCGGGAAGAAGCCGGACGGCTCTGGGAATTCAGCCTGCGCGCGGTCGGGCTGGCCGAAGATTGA
- a CDS encoding methyl-accepting chemotaxis protein encodes MFRIMHTIGRKFMLLLLAALLFTSLLLSVSFYFISKNTIDNYVVPQIDKLLTSASQDIYKSLNSTNAQQARSNDEASSTVAFYFKDKRQQHNVETIFLAEVNDGKATVLSADHGSELKRKEELELTPELADAAKGKNTLSGIYSDSHGVHKTAYVGIPGSSLVVGVSSDMTFVQDKMKSILWTSTWITLLAVALGMGASYFLSRRITKPITRLAAYSDRLAEGDFTEELTIQSKDEIGRLADSFRVMSERLKVLIGQVLDTAGTVMAGTKELKDGVDSIREQSEQSTLFVEEISQGSRQMTVSAADNARAMEEISQGITHIASAAGEVSEQIIEASARAVSGNQTAQQAVDQMHQVGQASAESLEQIRRMDEHSHRIGDVVQSIAEITKQIQMLSLNASIEAARAGEHGRGFAVVAGEVRKLAEQSKEATEQIGQFLIGLREEMQRSVSSMNAVNAEVSSGLGRVEEAGNAFNYLSVLIQSINQSIQSVSAATQQITAGTEEVTASVEETAKITSKSQEGAEHLSDNYQALREQMTENAGTVERLYKQMLQMQEAVRQFKI; translated from the coding sequence ATGTTTCGGATCATGCATACCATTGGCCGAAAATTTATGCTGCTGCTGCTCGCTGCCCTGTTGTTCACTTCGCTGCTGCTAAGTGTCAGTTTCTACTTTATATCGAAGAACACCATCGACAACTATGTTGTCCCCCAAATCGATAAGCTGCTGACCTCGGCCTCCCAGGATATTTACAAGTCGCTGAACTCGACCAATGCCCAGCAGGCCCGCAGCAATGACGAAGCGTCTTCGACTGTTGCGTTCTATTTCAAGGACAAGCGGCAACAGCACAATGTGGAGACCATCTTTCTGGCGGAGGTCAATGACGGCAAAGCGACTGTGCTAAGCGCGGATCACGGCTCGGAACTTAAGCGGAAGGAAGAGCTTGAGCTTACTCCGGAGCTGGCTGATGCGGCCAAGGGAAAAAACACCCTCAGCGGCATCTATTCCGACAGCCACGGTGTCCACAAGACGGCTTATGTCGGCATTCCCGGCAGCAGTCTCGTCGTCGGCGTAAGCTCCGATATGACGTTTGTGCAGGATAAGATGAAGAGCATTTTATGGACCAGCACGTGGATTACGCTGCTGGCGGTAGCTCTCGGCATGGGAGCGTCATACTTCCTGAGCCGCCGCATTACCAAACCGATCACCAGACTGGCGGCTTACAGCGACCGGCTGGCCGAAGGCGACTTCACCGAGGAGTTGACGATTCAGAGCAAGGATGAAATCGGCCGGCTGGCCGACAGCTTCCGGGTAATGTCCGAGCGGCTGAAGGTTCTGATCGGCCAGGTGCTGGACACGGCCGGCACCGTCATGGCAGGTACCAAGGAGTTGAAGGACGGGGTGGACAGCATCCGCGAACAGTCCGAACAATCCACCCTGTTCGTTGAGGAAATCAGCCAGGGCAGCCGACAAATGACAGTAAGCGCCGCGGATAACGCGCGCGCTATGGAGGAAATCAGCCAGGGCATCACCCACATCGCCTCGGCGGCCGGGGAAGTGTCGGAGCAGATTATCGAAGCCTCGGCCCGGGCCGTCAGCGGCAATCAAACCGCCCAGCAGGCGGTTGACCAGATGCACCAGGTCGGACAAGCCTCGGCGGAATCGCTGGAGCAGATCCGGCGGATGGACGAACATTCGCACCGGATTGGAGATGTCGTGCAGAGCATTGCGGAGATTACGAAGCAGATTCAGATGCTGTCCCTCAACGCTTCCATTGAAGCGGCCCGCGCGGGCGAGCACGGACGCGGCTTTGCGGTCGTGGCCGGAGAAGTCCGGAAGCTCGCTGAGCAGTCGAAGGAAGCGACAGAGCAGATCGGCCAGTTCCTGATCGGCCTGCGCGAGGAAATGCAGCGCTCCGTCAGCAGCATGAACGCGGTGAATGCCGAAGTCTCTTCCGGCCTCGGCCGGGTCGAGGAAGCGGGCAATGCCTTCAATTATTTGTCTGTCCTCATTCAAAGCATCAACCAGAGCATCCAGTCCGTCTCGGCTGCGACCCAGCAAATTACCGCCGGTACGGAAGAGGTTACCGCCTCCGTGGAGGAGACGGCCAAAATCACTTCCAAATCGCAGGAAGGCGCGGAGCATCTGTCCGACAACTATCAGGCTCTGCGGGAGCAGATGACGGAGAACGCGGGCACGGTCGAACGCCTGTACAAGCAAATGCTGCAGATGCAGGAAGCGGTGCGCCAGTTCAAGATCTGA
- a CDS encoding YqkE family protein, whose product MAKKKNTPPAPRAPKADAQPTLKDLLSSEVLNKLKAQADELKQEESSRKEAERKAAEDARKAEQKRLDNDFSHLLENSDPNWRNYK is encoded by the coding sequence ATGGCGAAGAAGAAGAACACCCCGCCCGCTCCGCGTGCGCCGAAGGCAGATGCCCAGCCTACGCTGAAGGATCTGCTCAGCAGCGAAGTGCTGAACAAGCTGAAGGCGCAGGCTGACGAGCTGAAGCAGGAGGAATCCAGCCGCAAGGAAGCGGAGCGCAAGGCCGCCGAGGACGCGCGCAAGGCGGAGCAGAAGCGGCTGGACAATGATTTTTCCCATCTGCTGGAGAACAGCGATCCGAATTGGCGTAATTATAAATAA
- a CDS encoding polysaccharide deacetylase family protein, with amino-acid sequence MNMRKIGIIAIVFAVAAVLTVHYGFERGKRPVHFVMGNRVIPYSGPFDYKGHELMVPKNVAEHLLGIKIDWKPAPALPKGVHYRDKVAVLMYHHLSTKPLLPSILSVNRFEGQMELLKQEGYHVITMNQYRKFMLDGGQVPDNAVLLTFDDGYESFYKLAYPVLRKYGYTATNFVIVSDVDNPGKGGLPKLTWAQMRDLKKSGMSFYNHTYNLHYYDVVDAEGGKQPALSALLYINDENRNETNEEYYRRVEGDLGRAELRLKQELGNTDSALAFPYGAYNDRVLQATSSLGIPLTFTVKEGLAQRGVLNADRINAGSNLRTPRQTIDRILRYVPKQELLVNGQGAADQTAPEYKMGKLFVPLDDICRSLHITMDYDRSSGTVRLTPLLQAGAGTAAHSQAVHA; translated from the coding sequence ATGAATATGAGAAAAATAGGGATTATCGCAATTGTATTCGCCGTGGCTGCCGTCCTGACGGTTCATTACGGTTTCGAGAGGGGGAAACGGCCCGTTCATTTTGTCATGGGGAACCGGGTCATACCGTATTCGGGACCCTTCGATTACAAGGGGCATGAGCTGATGGTGCCGAAGAACGTCGCGGAACATCTGCTTGGCATCAAGATCGATTGGAAACCGGCGCCGGCTCTTCCCAAAGGAGTCCATTACCGGGACAAGGTGGCGGTTCTGATGTACCATCATCTGTCCACGAAGCCGCTCTTGCCCTCCATTCTCTCGGTTAACCGGTTCGAGGGGCAAATGGAGCTGCTGAAGCAGGAGGGCTATCATGTTATCACAATGAATCAGTACCGGAAGTTTATGCTGGATGGGGGACAAGTGCCGGATAACGCTGTGCTGCTTACGTTTGATGATGGCTATGAGAGCTTCTACAAGCTGGCGTATCCTGTTCTGAGAAAATACGGCTACACCGCAACGAATTTCGTCATCGTCTCCGACGTCGATAATCCCGGCAAGGGGGGTCTGCCCAAGCTGACCTGGGCGCAGATGCGGGACCTGAAGAAATCCGGTATGAGCTTCTACAACCATACCTATAATTTGCACTATTATGATGTGGTGGATGCCGAAGGCGGCAAGCAGCCGGCTCTCTCGGCGCTGCTCTACATCAACGATGAGAACCGGAACGAGACGAACGAGGAATATTACCGGAGAGTGGAGGGGGATCTGGGTAGGGCGGAGCTGAGACTGAAGCAGGAGCTCGGCAACACCGACTCGGCGCTTGCTTTTCCTTACGGCGCTTACAATGACCGGGTGCTGCAGGCGACATCATCGCTCGGCATTCCGCTGACCTTCACGGTGAAGGAAGGACTGGCGCAGAGAGGCGTACTGAACGCGGACCGCATCAACGCCGGAAGCAATCTTCGCACGCCCCGGCAGACGATCGACCGGATTCTCCGCTACGTTCCGAAGCAAGAGCTGCTTGTCAACGGGCAGGGTGCGGCGGATCAGACGGCGCCGGAATACAAGATGGGCAAGCTGTTCGTTCCGCTGGACGACATCTGCCGGTCGCTGCATATCACGATGGACTATGACCGCTCCAGCGGGACGGTCCGGCTGACGCCGCTGCTGCAGGCGGGCGCCGGCACGGCGGCACACTCCCAAGCCGTGCACGCATGA